One genomic segment of Streptomyces niveus includes these proteins:
- a CDS encoding NAD-dependent epimerase/dehydratase family protein, translating into MPQHEQPPTNASPRRAVVTGSAGFIGSHLAHALVQAGTTVIGVDRRDPSTDPTAAANLAALRGRQGYHHVTADLLHCAIDPLLIDADAVFHLAGIPGVRPSWGPQFGDYLASNVLATHRVLEASTRIGVPRLVVASSSSVYGPTDGDASCETDRPNPASPYAVTKLAEEQLCLAYAERPVGPSVVALRYFTVYGPRQRADMFTHRALYAALTGQPLRLYGDGHQRRDFTYIDDVVAATIAAGTVPNAHGPINVGGGSNASLLDVINIANSLTGREIQLHQDHVRNGDVLVTRANPSRAGEVLGWQPRVDLHSGLRAHMQALAAPVPDYSRAA; encoded by the coding sequence GTGCCACAGCACGAGCAGCCCCCGACCAACGCTTCCCCCCGACGGGCCGTGGTGACCGGCTCCGCCGGATTCATCGGCTCCCACCTCGCCCACGCCCTCGTCCAGGCCGGCACCACCGTGATCGGCGTGGACCGCCGAGACCCGTCCACCGACCCGACGGCCGCCGCCAACCTCGCGGCGCTGCGGGGCCGCCAGGGATACCACCACGTCACGGCCGACCTTCTCCACTGCGCGATCGACCCGCTCCTGATCGACGCCGACGCGGTATTCCACCTCGCCGGCATCCCCGGTGTACGGCCCTCCTGGGGACCGCAGTTCGGCGACTACCTCGCGTCCAACGTGCTGGCCACCCACCGCGTCCTCGAAGCCTCCACCCGGATCGGCGTCCCCCGTCTGGTCGTCGCCTCCTCCTCCAGCGTCTACGGCCCGACCGACGGCGACGCGAGCTGCGAGACCGACCGCCCCAACCCCGCCTCCCCGTACGCCGTGACCAAGCTGGCCGAGGAGCAGCTCTGCCTCGCGTACGCCGAGCGCCCCGTCGGCCCCAGCGTCGTCGCCCTCCGGTACTTCACCGTCTACGGCCCCCGGCAGCGCGCCGACATGTTCACCCACCGCGCCCTGTACGCCGCCCTGACCGGACAACCCCTGCGCCTGTACGGAGACGGCCACCAGCGCCGCGACTTCACCTACATCGACGACGTGGTCGCCGCCACGATCGCCGCCGGCACCGTCCCGAACGCTCACGGCCCCATCAACGTCGGCGGCGGCTCGAACGCGTCCCTGCTGGACGTGATCAACATCGCCAACAGCCTCACCGGCCGCGAGATCCAACTCCACCAGGACCACGTGCGCAACGGGGACGTTCTCGTCACGCGTGCCAATCCCAGCCGTGCGGGAGAGGTCCTCGGCTGGCAGCCGCGCGTCGACCTCCACAGCGGGCTGCGTGCCCACATGCAGGCTCTGGCCGCCCCGGTGCCGGACTACAGCCGGGCTGCGTAG
- a CDS encoding HAD family hydrolase, translated as MTVPACGSPPAPAAPSDHRSRALLLDLDGVLLDTRPVMRKAWQRVQEIHGVALPFRDYERHLGREFGDIMQRLGVTDAEAVRRTYEAESVATAHLAEEFAGIVETLHAFVAADWRLGVVTSKHVDRAAPLLARLGCPFATIRTPAGAGRTKPAPDPLLLALVDLGVDPASAIYVGDMAVDQESAARAGVPYVHAGWGYGQPTAPDPETASSPRELLSLLPAKRLVEGSTV; from the coding sequence ATGACCGTTCCCGCTTGCGGATCGCCACCCGCTCCGGCCGCGCCGAGCGACCACAGGTCGCGCGCTCTTCTCCTCGACCTCGACGGGGTCCTGCTCGACACGCGTCCCGTGATGCGGAAGGCGTGGCAGAGGGTCCAGGAGATCCATGGCGTCGCGCTCCCCTTCCGCGACTACGAGCGCCACTTGGGCCGCGAGTTCGGAGACATCATGCAGCGACTGGGCGTGACCGACGCCGAAGCGGTCCGCCGGACGTACGAGGCGGAGTCCGTGGCCACCGCGCACCTCGCGGAGGAGTTCGCCGGCATCGTCGAGACGCTCCACGCCTTCGTGGCCGCCGACTGGCGGCTGGGCGTCGTGACGTCCAAGCACGTCGACCGGGCGGCCCCGCTCCTCGCGCGCCTCGGGTGTCCCTTCGCGACCATCCGCACGCCCGCCGGAGCGGGCCGGACGAAGCCGGCCCCGGACCCGCTCCTCCTGGCGCTGGTCGACCTGGGAGTCGACCCCGCCTCCGCCATCTACGTGGGTGACATGGCGGTCGACCAGGAGTCGGCCGCACGCGCCGGCGTCCCCTATGTACACGCTGGATGGGGCTACGGGCAGCCGACGGCTCCCGACCCCGAGACGGCCTCGTCCCCCAGGGAACTGCTGAGCCTCCTCCCCGCCAAGCGGCTCGTCGAGGGGAGCACGGTGTGA
- a CDS encoding thymidylate synthase has product MTSLTADSIAELFFGAVTLAKSGEKISPRGMATHEVRDVHLLLTQPRARLLYAPLARIVNPAFAVAETVWHLSGSDAPWIFDYNNRLRQFADDGVLLGAYGPRMRNWGGKVDQLARVVEILQADPDSRRALIQLYDPAQDAAGHKDVPCTLGFRFHLRAGRLHMATMMRGQDVWIGMPYDVFFYTVLHELVAGWLDVELGEFHLHIGSLHIYDEHIEQADALTSLSASEIMPDLRTSWTGFSGLLDRVEARDVTGHPGWDAMAETLRSYRLWKDGKREQAWRAADAIDGPLGQALTAWYGELERRSAKRAVTAGAR; this is encoded by the coding sequence ATGACATCCCTCACGGCCGACAGCATCGCCGAGCTGTTCTTCGGCGCCGTCACGCTGGCCAAGTCCGGCGAGAAGATCAGCCCCCGGGGCATGGCAACCCACGAAGTCCGCGACGTGCACCTGCTGCTCACCCAGCCGCGCGCCCGGCTGCTCTACGCCCCGCTCGCCCGCATCGTGAATCCGGCCTTCGCCGTCGCCGAGACGGTCTGGCACCTGTCCGGATCCGATGCCCCGTGGATCTTCGACTACAACAACCGGCTGCGGCAGTTCGCCGACGACGGCGTCCTCCTGGGGGCGTACGGACCGAGGATGCGGAACTGGGGCGGCAAGGTCGACCAGCTCGCCCGCGTCGTGGAGATCCTCCAGGCCGACCCCGACTCCCGGCGAGCCCTGATCCAGCTCTACGACCCGGCCCAGGACGCCGCGGGGCACAAGGACGTGCCCTGCACCCTCGGGTTCCGGTTCCACCTGCGTGCCGGCCGACTGCACATGGCGACCATGATGCGCGGCCAGGATGTATGGATCGGCATGCCGTACGACGTGTTCTTCTACACCGTGCTGCACGAGCTGGTCGCCGGATGGCTCGACGTGGAACTCGGCGAGTTCCACCTGCACATCGGCTCGCTGCACATCTACGACGAGCACATCGAGCAGGCCGACGCGCTGACCTCGCTCTCGGCGAGCGAGATCATGCCCGACCTGCGAACGTCCTGGACGGGATTCTCCGGCCTGCTCGACCGGGTCGAGGCCCGCGACGTGACCGGCCATCCCGGCTGGGACGCGATGGCCGAGACGCTGCGCAGTTACCGGCTGTGGAAGGACGGCAAGCGCGAGCAGGCGTGGCGGGCGGCCGACGCGATCGACGGGCCCCTCGGCCAGGCTCTCACCGCCTGGTACGGAGAGCTGGAGCGACGCTCGGCCAAGCGCGCCGTGACGGCCGGGGCAAGGTGA
- a CDS encoding topology modulation protein gives MKKVAIVGCGGTGKSHVARELGKILDAPVTHLDAAFYDDEWNALPMDKFTELQRELVAQPRWVIDGNYNSTLQVRLEACDTVVLMDVSTVAALYGIFSRQIRHGAGHKGNGVHNRIHWGVIKYIATYRRKMRPRVMAKIEEFGSGADVVLLANRRQTRRWLRKVAAEQS, from the coding sequence ATGAAGAAGGTCGCCATCGTCGGCTGCGGAGGCACCGGCAAATCCCACGTGGCCCGCGAACTGGGCAAGATCCTCGACGCCCCGGTGACGCACCTGGACGCCGCGTTCTACGACGACGAGTGGAACGCGCTGCCCATGGACAAGTTCACCGAGCTGCAGCGCGAGCTGGTCGCGCAGCCCCGGTGGGTGATCGACGGCAACTACAACTCGACGCTGCAGGTACGGCTCGAAGCCTGCGACACGGTGGTCCTGATGGACGTGTCGACCGTGGCGGCGCTGTACGGGATTTTCTCCCGGCAGATCCGGCACGGGGCCGGACACAAGGGCAACGGGGTGCACAACCGCATCCACTGGGGCGTGATCAAGTACATCGCCACGTACCGGCGCAAGATGCGGCCCCGCGTGATGGCGAAGATCGAGGAGTTCGGCTCCGGCGCCGATGTGGTGCTGCTGGCCAACCGGCGTCAGACGCGCCGCTGGCTGCGGAAGGTCGCCGCCGAGCAGTCCTGA
- a CDS encoding phosphotransferase, protein MTLAPFTKPYAEPERAAAAARHHQWLTEHAKPLRQPALLTARPNSLTFERIEGRSVRPDDLPRVAALLGHAHGAAWASDLRSASLDTPHHFRDGTTFDDYLGPRKRALRRRHKQGYLPNKTALHAMLGLLESTAQGPCAFYKDSNLRNFIVTSKQDIVVVDTDDLSLAPMGYDLAKLIATLHLTYGPLTDRAVTNVLLAYNAAALRHDARLGTTDRNQLDSSLALHAVLTAPYVGRNGYRYRLPLRFSHRGAS, encoded by the coding sequence ATGACCCTCGCGCCCTTCACCAAGCCCTACGCGGAACCGGAGCGTGCAGCGGCGGCAGCGCGCCACCACCAGTGGCTCACCGAGCACGCCAAGCCGCTGCGGCAGCCGGCGCTCCTCACCGCCCGACCGAACAGCCTGACGTTCGAACGGATCGAAGGTCGCTCCGTACGCCCGGACGACCTCCCGCGCGTCGCGGCACTGCTGGGCCACGCCCACGGAGCCGCCTGGGCCAGCGACCTGCGGTCCGCGTCGCTGGACACCCCGCACCACTTCCGGGACGGCACGACGTTCGACGACTACCTCGGCCCCCGGAAGCGCGCCCTGCGGCGCCGCCATAAGCAGGGCTACCTGCCGAACAAGACCGCCCTGCACGCGATGCTCGGCCTGCTGGAATCAACGGCCCAAGGGCCCTGCGCCTTCTACAAGGACAGCAACCTCCGGAACTTCATCGTCACCAGCAAGCAGGACATCGTCGTCGTCGACACCGACGACTTGTCCCTGGCCCCGATGGGCTACGACCTCGCCAAGCTCATCGCGACGCTTCACCTGACCTACGGACCGCTCACCGACCGAGCCGTCACCAACGTCCTGCTCGCGTACAACGCGGCAGCCCTCCGACACGACGCCCGGCTGGGCACGACGGATCGAAACCAGCTCGACAGCTCCCTGGCCCTGCACGCCGTGCTCACCGCCCCGTACGTCGGCCGCAACGGTTACCGCTACCGCCTGCCCCTCCGTTTCTCCCACCGAGGAGCCTCATGA
- a CDS encoding glycosyltransferase family protein, giving the protein MKIGYSFWGFLGNGVTDTPDGGRSHRRPFIDALLARGHEIVFLQPDRDRLEADDDLGGAYTFDDGLPSIDALFLEWRWAIPGRNTTVCGSEGHTCDLHRQVQLINHYTARHRTPTVIWDKDRTLRAESVWRRTAHTRVCEAALAPTPGAHSLLFPVAEDLLAQADPLALAARPRDLALGYVGNQYDRDEPFDRFFAPAAANVEHLVAGKWTKTSRWPHVRFAGRIPFKDAAGVYGRSLATLLILPERYAAVGQMTQRIFEAVLAGCLPLAPADIRFADRFVPKELVVRSGDDVPERLSYLREIAGTEQHAALIAACVDRLRLFGLCKQVTTLESVLHGLLQSIATERGAA; this is encoded by the coding sequence ATGAAGATCGGATACAGCTTCTGGGGCTTCCTCGGCAACGGCGTCACCGACACCCCCGACGGAGGCCGCAGCCACCGCCGCCCCTTCATCGACGCCCTCCTTGCCCGCGGTCACGAGATCGTCTTCCTCCAGCCCGACCGCGACCGCCTCGAAGCCGACGACGACCTCGGCGGCGCGTACACCTTCGACGACGGCCTGCCCAGCATCGACGCCCTGTTCCTGGAGTGGCGCTGGGCCATCCCCGGCCGCAACACCACCGTCTGCGGCAGCGAGGGGCACACCTGCGACCTCCACCGGCAGGTCCAGCTCATCAACCACTACACGGCCCGGCACCGGACGCCCACCGTGATCTGGGACAAGGACCGCACCCTGCGAGCCGAAAGCGTGTGGCGCCGTACAGCCCATACCCGCGTCTGCGAGGCCGCGCTCGCGCCGACCCCCGGCGCGCACTCGCTGCTCTTCCCCGTCGCCGAGGACCTCCTCGCCCAGGCCGATCCCCTCGCCCTCGCGGCGCGGCCTCGTGATCTCGCGCTCGGCTACGTGGGCAACCAGTACGACCGGGACGAGCCCTTCGACCGCTTCTTCGCCCCGGCCGCTGCCAACGTCGAGCACCTGGTCGCCGGGAAGTGGACGAAGACCAGCCGCTGGCCGCACGTCCGGTTCGCGGGTCGGATCCCGTTCAAGGACGCCGCCGGCGTCTACGGCCGGTCCCTGGCCACGTTGCTCATACTGCCCGAGCGGTACGCCGCGGTCGGGCAGATGACCCAGCGCATCTTCGAGGCGGTGCTGGCCGGCTGCCTGCCGCTGGCCCCGGCGGACATCCGCTTCGCCGACCGGTTCGTTCCGAAGGAGCTGGTCGTGCGCTCCGGCGACGACGTGCCCGAACGCCTCTCCTACCTGCGCGAGATCGCCGGCACCGAGCAGCATGCCGCCCTGATCGCCGCATGTGTGGACCGCCTGCGCCTGTTCGGCCTGTGCAAGCAGGTCACCACCCTGGAGTCCGTCCTGCACGGCCTCCTCCAGTCCATCGCGACCGAGCGGGGAGCTGCCTGA
- a CDS encoding DUF6082 family protein, with the protein MNRPVLALATTIALASAVHIAQRHLQHRQPLELAVHQAHGRMLEVATTQPDLDPIWVRNHPDHAKDDESGPLLMCQWWLEFWRTGLNLGVFTPAVLRQNARNFMQDPTALKAWALTRHGRALQSRGRWDRMHVALLDAAFEETGGPSQYPELELAPASAL; encoded by the coding sequence ATGAACCGTCCCGTTCTCGCTCTGGCCACCACCATCGCCCTCGCGTCCGCGGTGCACATCGCCCAGCGTCACCTGCAGCACCGCCAGCCCCTGGAGTTGGCGGTGCACCAGGCCCACGGCCGCATGCTCGAAGTCGCCACCACGCAACCGGACTTGGACCCGATCTGGGTGCGCAACCATCCCGACCACGCCAAGGACGACGAATCGGGTCCGCTCCTGATGTGCCAGTGGTGGCTTGAGTTCTGGCGCACCGGCCTCAATCTCGGGGTGTTCACCCCCGCCGTCCTGCGGCAGAACGCGCGGAACTTCATGCAGGACCCGACGGCCCTCAAGGCGTGGGCTCTGACCCGCCACGGGCGTGCTCTGCAGTCCCGGGGCCGATGGGACCGCATGCACGTGGCGTTGCTCGACGCGGCGTTCGAGGAGACCGGCGGTCCGTCCCAGTACCCCGAGTTGGAACTTGCCCCGGCCTCGGCCCTCTGA
- a CDS encoding ATP-binding protein, whose protein sequence is MEPVDLHVAQARRTTATVLSHWSLPETPAEDARLVVSELVSNAIIHGSGDVRLRLRHDDHELRIRVTDDSTAPARRRRASAASLGGRGLHLVACLSLRWGVADAGRTTYAVIPTLTEAPPCRRTTQSSTEPTC, encoded by the coding sequence ATGGAACCGGTAGATCTGCACGTCGCTCAAGCACGACGAACCACGGCCACCGTGCTGAGCCACTGGTCGTTGCCGGAGACGCCGGCAGAGGACGCCCGGCTCGTCGTCTCGGAGTTGGTGTCCAACGCGATCATCCACGGTTCCGGGGACGTCCGACTGCGACTGCGACACGACGACCACGAGCTTCGAATCCGAGTCACCGACGACAGCACCGCACCGGCGAGGCGACGACGTGCAAGTGCCGCCAGCCTCGGTGGTCGAGGGCTGCACCTCGTCGCCTGCCTGTCGCTTCGGTGGGGCGTCGCGGACGCCGGCCGAACGACATACGCGGTCATCCCCACTCTCACGGAGGCACCCCCATGTCGCCGCACAACGCAGTCAAGCACGGAGCCGACGTGTTGA
- a CDS encoding carbamoyltransferase, whose amino-acid sequence MKRTPSVILGLCSYTHDSSAALLVDGELVGFVEEERLSEQKHTKLYPVRAVGWLLDQAKLSATDVDAVAYNFQPGLYLAESPAALRMALSPMTRDRSLARAHGFAKVALRTRRRLRVLGSQFPSARVTPVLHHRAHQLTAFAASGWEEAAVLVVDSLGERQTTTIAHGHGVQRPRVQTLEAINDPASLGYVYGAVTEHLGWRRGDEEGTVMALAALGDPTRFRHLFTTAVHTTGTGFRIHPGYFPTRTLTSGYPRTSWRFVAETCPERHPSEQLTDVHRDLAAALQERTEQVMVHLARRARVLTGSRRLCVGGGVATNCVSIGRIIEADIFDEVFVPPAPGDAGTAIGAALAVHVDARTPRPVAGIARHCYLGPSFEDQPLDLTPWPGLRQKSLGIETAEFLADQLAHGVIAGLFQGGVEAGPRALGNRSILASPLETGVVERLNATVKFREPFRPFAPMVPAERAAEFFTLGQPAPYMSMASGVTDLTRERVPAIVHANGTSRLQTVTRSQNPFMHAVLTAFGRRTGIPVLINTSLNVKGKPICGTPEMALDCLAHSGLDALLLEGRWITK is encoded by the coding sequence ATGAAGCGCACCCCCTCCGTGATCCTCGGCCTGTGCTCGTACACCCACGACTCCTCGGCCGCCCTTCTCGTGGACGGCGAACTTGTCGGCTTCGTCGAGGAGGAACGCCTTTCCGAGCAGAAGCACACCAAGCTCTACCCGGTCCGCGCCGTGGGATGGCTCCTCGACCAGGCCAAGCTGAGCGCCACCGACGTGGATGCCGTCGCCTACAACTTCCAGCCCGGCCTCTACCTCGCCGAGTCGCCCGCCGCCCTGCGCATGGCGCTCTCGCCGATGACACGCGACCGGAGCCTGGCCCGCGCCCACGGGTTCGCCAAGGTCGCTCTGCGGACTCGGCGGCGGCTGCGCGTCCTCGGCAGCCAGTTCCCCTCGGCCCGCGTCACACCGGTCCTGCACCACCGCGCCCACCAGCTGACGGCCTTCGCCGCCTCCGGCTGGGAGGAAGCCGCCGTTCTCGTGGTCGACAGCCTCGGCGAGCGGCAGACCACCACCATCGCCCACGGTCACGGCGTTCAGCGCCCCCGCGTCCAGACCCTGGAAGCGATCAACGACCCGGCCTCCCTCGGCTACGTGTACGGCGCCGTCACCGAGCATCTGGGTTGGCGGCGGGGCGACGAGGAGGGCACCGTCATGGCGCTGGCCGCCCTCGGTGACCCCACCCGGTTCCGCCACCTGTTCACCACGGCCGTCCACACGACGGGCACCGGCTTTCGCATCCACCCCGGCTACTTCCCGACGCGCACCCTCACCTCGGGATACCCGAGGACATCCTGGCGGTTCGTCGCCGAGACCTGCCCAGAGCGGCACCCGAGCGAACAGCTCACCGACGTCCACCGAGATCTGGCGGCTGCCCTCCAGGAGCGGACCGAGCAGGTGATGGTCCACCTTGCCCGCCGCGCCCGTGTGCTCACCGGCTCCCGGCGCCTGTGCGTGGGTGGCGGCGTCGCCACGAACTGCGTGAGCATCGGGAGGATCATCGAAGCTGACATCTTCGACGAGGTGTTCGTTCCGCCGGCACCGGGAGACGCCGGAACCGCGATCGGGGCCGCCCTCGCCGTGCACGTCGACGCGCGCACTCCTCGCCCGGTCGCCGGCATCGCCCGCCACTGTTACCTCGGCCCCTCCTTCGAGGACCAGCCCCTCGACCTGACCCCCTGGCCCGGCCTCCGCCAGAAGTCCCTCGGCATCGAGACCGCCGAGTTCCTCGCCGACCAGCTCGCCCACGGCGTGATTGCGGGCCTCTTCCAGGGAGGGGTCGAAGCGGGGCCGCGCGCCCTGGGCAACCGCTCGATCCTCGCCTCCCCACTGGAGACCGGCGTCGTCGAGCGGCTGAACGCCACGGTGAAGTTCCGCGAGCCGTTCCGGCCCTTCGCCCCCATGGTCCCGGCCGAGCGCGCCGCCGAGTTCTTCACCCTCGGCCAGCCGGCACCGTACATGTCCATGGCCTCCGGGGTGACAGACCTGACGCGCGAGCGGGTGCCGGCCATCGTGCACGCCAACGGCACGTCCCGCCTGCAGACCGTCACCCGGTCGCAGAACCCGTTCATGCATGCGGTGCTGACCGCCTTCGGCCGCCGGACCGGCATCCCCGTGCTGATCAACACCTCCCTCAACGTCAAGGGCAAGCCGATCTGCGGGACACCCGAAATGGCCCTGGACTGCCTGGCCCACTCCGGACTCGACGCCCTGCTCCTCGAAGGGCGGTGGATCACCAAATGA
- a CDS encoding class I SAM-dependent methyltransferase, with protein MNEPNPFLDPARQPELYGRASRLAGRTSALMRAKTAGQPVPESIVSLVQSHHARPDRLGVVLDIGCGRGTSSLVIAEQLRPQRVVGLDAAPSLLAQARERAKDLPDSTVEFIEGDFHDLPLPDGSSDIVVAAFCLYHSPHPEDVVGEIARVLAPGGLAVLVTKGLDSYQEMDELVASASLDPRAAQHESLYTAAHSDNLADVAASSLDVIAVLDEEHIFTFDGHDHAAQYLATNPKYDLAPGLYGNPGALATTLHEFLPDQPLATRSRITFVVAQPNEGRPA; from the coding sequence ATGAACGAGCCCAACCCGTTCCTGGACCCCGCCCGGCAGCCGGAGCTGTACGGACGCGCCTCGCGGCTGGCCGGGCGGACCAGCGCCCTGATGCGCGCCAAGACCGCCGGCCAGCCTGTGCCCGAGAGCATCGTCAGCCTGGTGCAGAGCCATCATGCCCGGCCGGACCGGCTTGGCGTCGTGCTCGATATCGGCTGCGGTCGCGGCACGAGCAGCCTCGTCATCGCAGAGCAGCTCCGGCCGCAGCGCGTCGTGGGCCTGGACGCCGCCCCTTCCCTGCTCGCCCAGGCCCGCGAGCGCGCCAAGGACCTGCCGGACAGCACGGTGGAGTTCATCGAAGGAGACTTCCACGACCTCCCGCTGCCCGACGGGTCGAGCGACATCGTCGTCGCGGCGTTCTGCCTCTACCACTCGCCACACCCCGAAGACGTCGTCGGGGAGATCGCCAGGGTCCTCGCCCCCGGAGGTCTGGCCGTGCTCGTCACCAAGGGCCTCGACAGCTACCAGGAGATGGACGAGCTGGTCGCCTCCGCCAGCCTCGATCCGCGTGCCGCCCAGCACGAGAGCCTCTACACCGCAGCCCACAGCGACAACCTCGCCGACGTTGCCGCCTCCTCGCTCGACGTGATCGCCGTCCTGGACGAGGAACACATCTTCACCTTCGACGGTCACGACCACGCGGCGCAGTACCTGGCCACCAACCCCAAGTACGACCTGGCGCCGGGCCTGTACGGCAACCCCGGGGCCCTGGCCACGACCCTGCACGAGTTCCTTCCCGACCAGCCGCTGGCCACCCGGTCCCGGATCACCTTCGTCGTCGCCCAGCCGAACGAAGGGCGGCCAGCATGA
- a CDS encoding aminoglycoside phosphotransferase, whose protein sequence is MIATSRDPRIQLAHLLLGAVDIAADPALPPRVVRLVASDGRQFIAKQHAERDRYAGELHAYGAWVTHLTGHAPELVGRDDATRTLLLTALAGDRADTFAPGSPEEELAHHEAGHVLGKLHRATAMPQGGAVGASLAERFQGWIDRAVHADLLDAAEENLLKHHAVILGASHMDSAICHLDYQPRNWLLGDTFGIYDFEHMRRDARVRDFARLEFRRWQAAPHLRTAFFDGYGRSLNDTERHLLESFGAIEAATALVKGHQENDAALSAHGRTVLSRLT, encoded by the coding sequence GTGATCGCGACCTCGCGCGACCCCCGGATACAACTGGCGCACCTCCTCCTCGGCGCAGTCGACATCGCAGCGGACCCCGCGCTCCCGCCCCGCGTCGTACGCCTGGTGGCCAGCGACGGGCGTCAGTTCATCGCGAAGCAGCACGCGGAGCGAGACCGGTACGCCGGTGAACTCCACGCCTACGGGGCGTGGGTCACCCATCTGACCGGCCATGCACCGGAGTTGGTCGGTCGGGATGACGCCACCCGCACCCTGCTGCTCACCGCACTCGCAGGCGACCGCGCGGACACCTTCGCTCCGGGCTCGCCCGAGGAGGAGCTTGCCCACCACGAGGCCGGGCACGTGCTGGGCAAGCTGCACCGGGCCACGGCCATGCCCCAGGGCGGTGCCGTCGGCGCCTCGCTCGCCGAGCGGTTCCAAGGGTGGATCGACCGGGCCGTCCACGCCGACCTGCTCGACGCGGCCGAGGAGAACCTGCTGAAGCACCACGCGGTGATCCTGGGCGCCAGCCACATGGACAGCGCGATCTGCCACCTCGACTACCAGCCGCGCAACTGGCTGCTCGGCGACACCTTCGGCATCTATGACTTCGAGCACATGCGACGCGACGCCCGGGTCCGCGACTTCGCCCGCCTCGAATTCCGACGCTGGCAGGCCGCACCCCACCTCCGCACCGCCTTCTTCGACGGATACGGACGCTCGCTCAACGACACCGAACGCCACCTCCTGGAGTCATTCGGCGCCATCGAGGCGGCCACAGCCCTGGTCAAGGGCCACCAGGAGAACGACGCCGCCCTCAGTGCGCACGGCAGAACCGTCCTGTCCCGGCTCACCTGA
- a CDS encoding histidine phosphatase family protein, with amino-acid sequence MITTELVFVRHGQAQCNADGLVGGPRTCTGLTNLGYAQAEQAARRLATEHLKKPFDVIYTGPRIRLVQTGEIIAQTLQIPVHHDDRLDGPVHGDADGQPWDAVKTAADGGPHAHPDTPWANGSDTWNGFLERASRNLSQLIKENRGKRVVFAAHGETVITAHTLLLGIPIGSPAGFTHNHASITRWQHHRNRLGQTRWMLDRHNDTEHLSLLTPEPTP; translated from the coding sequence ATGATCACCACCGAACTCGTCTTCGTCCGGCACGGCCAGGCCCAGTGCAACGCCGACGGGCTCGTCGGGGGGCCGCGCACCTGCACCGGCCTGACCAACCTCGGATATGCCCAGGCCGAACAGGCTGCACGCCGCCTTGCCACCGAGCACCTGAAGAAGCCGTTCGACGTCATCTACACGGGCCCGCGGATCCGTCTCGTCCAGACCGGCGAGATCATCGCCCAGACGCTCCAGATCCCCGTGCACCACGACGACCGACTCGACGGCCCGGTCCACGGCGACGCCGACGGCCAGCCCTGGGACGCGGTGAAGACGGCCGCCGACGGCGGGCCGCACGCCCACCCCGACACGCCCTGGGCCAACGGCTCCGACACCTGGAACGGGTTCCTGGAGCGCGCCAGCAGGAACCTGAGCCAGCTCATCAAGGAGAACCGCGGCAAGCGCGTCGTCTTCGCCGCCCACGGGGAGACGGTGATCACCGCACACACCCTGCTGCTCGGCATCCCGATCGGCTCGCCCGCCGGATTCACCCACAACCACGCCTCCATCACCCGCTGGCAGCACCACCGCAACCGCCTGGGCCAGACCCGCTGGATGCTCGACCGGCACAACGACACCGAGCACCTCAGTCTCCTCACGCCGGAGCCGACCCCGTGA